In the genome of Mucisphaera calidilacus, one region contains:
- a CDS encoding DUF58 domain-containing protein: MARTTTASTTRTPTHDGNEHLASLGSVELRARLLIEGLAAGLHRSPLRGLSLEFAEHRPYAPGDDLRHLDWKAYGKTDRLYLKRHHQETNVDLMLLVDTSGSMAYRSDNAPWSKYDAAITLVTALTLLALNQHDRAGIQTFGSLKPTQLPVSSSRSQWLRAAHTLEHDKPQPRHRNNDDPEPPKAEDLARAVTRLDAQLTRRSIVIILSDLFDEPDAIQRALARLRFAGHDVMLLQVIDPAERAFPFSTSSEFDGLEAEGKQPIDPALVAPAYRSIFEQHLTSITRAAAAMSFDHLLLETDRPMIPALRHALALRSSTAQRRG, from the coding sequence ATGGCACGCACCACGACCGCCAGCACGACACGCACCCCGACGCACGACGGCAACGAGCACCTCGCCAGCCTCGGCTCCGTCGAACTCCGCGCACGACTCCTCATCGAGGGACTCGCCGCCGGCCTCCACCGCTCGCCGCTCCGAGGCCTCAGCCTCGAATTCGCCGAACACCGACCCTACGCGCCGGGCGACGACCTCCGCCACCTCGACTGGAAAGCCTACGGCAAGACCGACCGCCTCTACCTCAAGCGACACCACCAGGAAACCAACGTCGACCTCATGCTCCTCGTCGACACCTCCGGGTCCATGGCCTACCGATCCGACAACGCACCCTGGTCCAAGTACGACGCCGCCATCACCCTCGTCACCGCACTCACCCTCCTCGCCCTCAATCAGCACGACCGCGCAGGCATCCAGACCTTCGGCAGCCTCAAGCCCACGCAGCTCCCCGTGAGCAGCAGCCGATCGCAGTGGCTCCGCGCCGCCCACACCCTCGAACACGACAAGCCCCAGCCGCGACACCGCAACAACGACGACCCCGAACCACCCAAGGCCGAAGACCTCGCCCGCGCCGTCACGAGACTCGACGCCCAGCTCACCCGCCGCTCCATCGTGATCATCCTCAGCGACCTCTTCGACGAACCCGACGCCATCCAACGCGCACTCGCACGGCTCCGATTCGCCGGCCACGACGTCATGCTCCTTCAGGTGATCGACCCCGCCGAACGCGCCTTCCCCTTCAGCACCTCCTCAGAGTTCGACGGCCTCGAGGCCGAGGGCAAGCAACCCATCGACCCCGCCCTCGTCGCGCCCGCCTACCGAAGCATCTTCGAGCAGCACCTCACCAGCATCACGCGCGCCGCGGCCGCCATGAGCTTCGACCATCTCCTGCTCGAAACCGACCGGCCCATGATCCCCGCACTCCGGCACGCGCTCGCCCTGCGCTCCAGCACCGCCCAAAGACGCGGATGA